From a region of the Hymenobacter jejuensis genome:
- a CDS encoding amidohydrolase family protein, with protein MASSRTIFFRSGLLASTCCLLWAGQKPQPAAAPYDLVISHVNVIDVVTGQVRPDQMVALRGDAIAVVEKAGAKPYAAKRTLDGRGKYLLPGLWDMHVHFRGGDSLIQANQNLLPLFLAHGITTVRDAGGDMTPAVMSWRRQIGAGTLAGPRIFTSGPKIDGPHAYWPGSLEVETTAQINKALDSLQKLHVDYVKIYDSNISREAYLNVISEAEKRGLKTTGHMPYSVKLGEAVDRGLDASEHLYYVFKACSGKEDSLTNLVRQSLTTAHPLGLFAMLPAVEATYSPAAATRIFQQMAAHHTAVVPTLFIGKTLADLPTTDHTRDTMLAYIDPKIQATYTRRLSSAKGQSAEAAQFRKKLEVRFSGLVPKLQAAGVTVLAGSDSGAFNSFTYPGASLIGELEMLVQAGLTSAQALRAATLNGARFMGVEKTAGTVAVGKNADLLLLAQNPLTNIRNVRTINTVIARGKPYSRQALGAMLQAVKQK; from the coding sequence ATGGCTTCATCTCGCACGATTTTCTTCCGCAGCGGCCTGTTGGCCAGCACCTGTTGTCTGCTGTGGGCCGGCCAGAAACCGCAGCCCGCGGCGGCTCCCTACGATCTGGTGATTTCGCACGTCAACGTGATCGACGTGGTCACGGGCCAGGTCCGGCCCGACCAAATGGTGGCCCTGCGCGGCGACGCGATTGCGGTAGTCGAAAAGGCCGGCGCAAAACCGTACGCGGCCAAGCGCACGCTCGACGGCCGGGGCAAATACCTGCTGCCAGGCCTCTGGGACATGCACGTGCATTTTCGTGGGGGCGACAGCCTGATACAGGCCAACCAAAACCTATTGCCGCTTTTCCTGGCCCACGGCATCACGACGGTGCGCGATGCGGGCGGCGACATGACGCCGGCCGTAATGAGCTGGCGGCGCCAGATTGGGGCGGGCACGTTGGCAGGGCCGCGCATCTTTACCTCCGGCCCCAAAATCGACGGGCCACACGCCTACTGGCCGGGCTCGCTGGAAGTCGAAACGACGGCCCAGATCAATAAGGCGCTGGATTCGTTGCAGAAGCTGCACGTCGATTACGTCAAGATCTACGACAGCAACATCAGCCGCGAGGCCTACCTGAACGTCATTTCCGAAGCCGAAAAGCGCGGCCTGAAAACCACGGGCCACATGCCGTATTCCGTGAAGCTGGGCGAGGCCGTCGACCGCGGGCTGGACGCCTCCGAGCATCTGTATTACGTGTTTAAAGCGTGCTCCGGCAAGGAAGACAGCCTCACGAACCTCGTGCGCCAAAGCCTGACCACTGCGCACCCCTTGGGCCTGTTTGCCATGCTGCCGGCCGTGGAAGCAACGTACTCGCCGGCTGCTGCAACGCGCATTTTTCAGCAAATGGCCGCGCATCATACGGCCGTGGTGCCCACGCTTTTCATTGGCAAAACCCTAGCCGACTTGCCCACCACCGACCACACCCGCGATACCATGCTGGCCTACATCGACCCCAAGATTCAGGCTACCTACACCCGCCGCCTGAGCAGCGCCAAGGGGCAGTCGGCGGAGGCGGCGCAGTTCCGCAAGAAGCTGGAGGTACGGTTTAGCGGCTTGGTGCCTAAGCTGCAAGCAGCCGGCGTAACCGTGCTGGCCGGCTCCGACAGCGGGGCGTTTAATTCCTTCACCTATCCGGGCGCTTCGCTGATTGGCGAGCTGGAAATGCTGGTGCAGGCCGGCCTGACGTCCGCCCAAGCGCTACGGGCCGCTACCCTCAACGGGGCGCGGTTTATGGGCGTCGAAAAAACTGCGGGTACGGTGGCAGTGGGCAAAAACGCCGATCTGCTGCTACTAGCCCAGAATCCGCTAACCAACATCCGAAACGTGCGCACTATTAACACCGTAATTGCCCGCGGCAAACCCTATTCGCGGCAGGCTTTAGGCGCAATGTTGCAAGCCGTAAAGCAGAAATAA
- a CDS encoding sensor histidine kinase, with amino-acid sequence MPISPYITTLVDILFTQAKEFVGLYDVKLGWFTHVNPAGIQLLGYPSEQAFFEDPKRSLLTSGLSDEAWQALQEQVMREKRQELEAEIRRQTGDPFWARLELTAFQMEDRPFFLVRLTEQSRLQQARRELAQSVGRFEAVVANATIGIIVCDRQGQIISANRTSHQLFGYQDDKLIGELIEVLVPDAVGSQHERFRESFNEAPAVRSMGAHRGDLQARRKDGSVFPVEVSLSYFHLDEQLYVVSYIVDITYKKNAERELIAQRERVERLNAELEQKVVDRTHALMHTLEQLEQRQEELAKALAAEQELGEMKSRFVSMASHEFRTPLTTVLTSAALIEKYAGGDQQPQRLKHLQRIRSSVNNLNDILEEFLSVGKIEEGKIEAHPIELDIAGLLTDTVASMQGMFKPGQRIEKEASCSGPVRLDPSLLRKILVNLLSNAIKYSGAGSVVTVRTLCEQNQFTLTVQDQGVGISREDQEHLFERFFRARNVTTVPGTGLGLYIIAKYLELMGGDIALHSELNVGTTVTITIPYENHPAD; translated from the coding sequence ATGCCTATTTCACCGTATATCACGACTCTGGTCGATATTCTTTTTACGCAGGCTAAGGAGTTTGTTGGCCTTTACGACGTGAAATTGGGCTGGTTTACGCATGTGAATCCGGCGGGCATTCAGCTGCTGGGCTACCCGTCGGAGCAGGCGTTTTTCGAGGACCCCAAGCGCTCGCTCCTCACCTCGGGGTTATCGGACGAAGCCTGGCAAGCGCTGCAGGAGCAGGTCATGCGCGAAAAGAGGCAGGAGTTGGAAGCCGAAATACGCCGCCAGACCGGCGACCCGTTTTGGGCGCGCCTCGAGCTGACGGCCTTTCAGATGGAAGATCGGCCTTTTTTCTTAGTTCGCCTCACCGAGCAAAGCCGGCTTCAGCAGGCCCGGCGCGAGTTGGCCCAGAGCGTGGGCCGTTTCGAGGCAGTCGTGGCCAATGCCACCATCGGCATCATTGTCTGCGACCGACAGGGGCAAATCATTTCGGCTAACCGAACTTCCCACCAACTATTTGGTTATCAAGACGATAAATTAATTGGTGAGCTCATTGAAGTGCTGGTGCCCGACGCCGTGGGCAGCCAGCACGAACGGTTCCGGGAGTCGTTCAACGAGGCGCCGGCGGTGCGGTCGATGGGCGCGCACCGCGGCGACTTGCAGGCGCGGCGCAAGGATGGCTCGGTGTTTCCGGTGGAAGTCAGCCTGAGCTATTTTCACCTCGACGAGCAGCTGTACGTGGTGTCCTACATCGTCGACATCACCTACAAAAAGAACGCCGAGCGCGAACTGATTGCGCAGCGCGAACGCGTCGAGCGGCTGAATGCCGAGCTGGAGCAAAAGGTCGTTGACCGCACCCACGCCCTCATGCACACGCTCGAGCAGCTGGAGCAGCGCCAGGAGGAGCTGGCCAAAGCCCTGGCCGCCGAGCAGGAATTGGGCGAGATGAAATCGCGGTTTGTGTCGATGGCGTCGCACGAGTTTCGCACGCCCCTAACTACCGTGCTCACGTCGGCTGCCCTGATCGAAAAGTACGCCGGCGGCGACCAGCAGCCCCAGCGGCTCAAGCACTTGCAGCGCATCCGCTCGTCGGTCAACAACCTGAACGACATCTTAGAAGAGTTTCTGTCGGTGGGCAAAATCGAGGAAGGCAAGATAGAAGCGCACCCTATTGAGCTGGACATTGCCGGCCTGCTCACTGATACGGTGGCCAGCATGCAGGGCATGTTTAAGCCCGGCCAGCGCATCGAGAAAGAGGCGTCGTGCTCGGGTCCCGTTCGGCTTGATCCGTCGTTGCTGCGCAAGATTCTGGTCAACCTGCTGTCCAACGCCATCAAGTATTCCGGCGCCGGGTCGGTGGTAACTGTTCGTACGCTTTGCGAGCAGAATCAATTTACCTTGACGGTGCAGGACCAAGGCGTAGGCATTTCCCGGGAAGATCAGGAGCACCTGTTCGAGCGCTTCTTCCGGGCGCGCAACGTCACGACGGTACCCGGCACGGGCTTAGGACTTTATATTATTGCCAAATATCTTGAGCTGATGGGGGGCGACATTGCCCTCCACAGCGAGCTGAACGTGGGCACCACCGTCACCATCACGATCCCTTATGAAAACCATCCTGCTGATTGA
- the yiaK gene encoding 3-dehydro-L-gulonate 2-dehydrogenase, with protein MSLRIPYMQLQQELKRVLLSLSFSETKAEHCATVFAQNSRDGVYTHGLNRFPTFVHAIRNGWVQPSADPTCIEQNGALERWDGHLAPGVYSASLCMERAIALAQTHGIGCVALRNTNHWMRGGTYGWQAADAGCIGICFTNTIANVTPWGGTGPRLGNNPLVIAVPRGSEPPVVLDMALSQYSFGKLSTYASRQEPLPVPGGYDQEGNLSTDAAEIMASQRGLPIGFWKGSGLSLVLDVLLTALSGGRSTAAITQSGAEYGVSQCFIAIRQPELHTSLIEEILRYTKSDGEGQPSGKVFYPGEQSLATRHDNLLHGIPVQEDIWQQVLEM; from the coding sequence ATGAGCCTTCGCATTCCCTACATGCAACTCCAGCAGGAGCTGAAGCGCGTGTTGCTCTCACTTTCTTTTTCGGAAACCAAAGCCGAGCATTGCGCTACGGTGTTTGCGCAAAACAGCCGCGACGGCGTGTATACCCACGGGCTCAACCGCTTCCCGACGTTTGTGCACGCCATCCGAAACGGCTGGGTGCAACCCTCAGCCGACCCGACTTGCATCGAACAAAACGGCGCGCTTGAGCGCTGGGATGGCCACCTGGCGCCCGGCGTGTATAGCGCCAGCCTGTGCATGGAACGGGCCATCGCGCTGGCCCAAACCCACGGAATTGGCTGCGTAGCCCTGCGCAACACCAACCACTGGATGCGCGGCGGCACTTACGGCTGGCAGGCCGCCGACGCCGGCTGCATCGGTATTTGCTTTACCAACACCATCGCCAACGTGACGCCGTGGGGTGGTACCGGGCCGCGGCTGGGCAACAACCCGCTGGTAATTGCCGTGCCCCGCGGCTCGGAGCCGCCTGTGGTGCTGGATATGGCTCTGTCGCAGTATTCGTTTGGCAAGCTCAGCACCTACGCCAGCCGGCAGGAGCCGCTGCCCGTGCCGGGCGGCTACGACCAAGAGGGCAACTTGAGCACCGACGCGGCCGAAATTATGGCGTCGCAGCGCGGGCTGCCCATTGGCTTCTGGAAAGGCTCGGGACTGTCGCTGGTGCTGGATGTGCTGCTGACGGCCCTAAGCGGCGGACGCTCCACGGCCGCCATTACGCAGTCGGGCGCGGAGTATGGGGTGTCGCAGTGCTTCATCGCAATTCGGCAGCCCGAACTACATACCTCGCTGATTGAAGAAATTCTGCGCTACACCAAATCGGACGGCGAAGGGCAACCCAGCGGCAAAGTATTCTATCCCGGCGAGCAATCGCTGGCCACCCGCCACGACAACCTTTTACACGGCATTCCGGTGCAGGAAGATATCTGGCAGCAGGTATTGGAAATGTAG
- a CDS encoding LOG family protein — protein sequence MPTSAQLLAPATSAARSERRFLSGPRSRPSELRFLWDVLREFLRGFRVLHFVGPCVSVFGSARVVEGSPFYLLARQLGAGLSRQGFTVLTGGGPGIMEAANRGARDAGGPSVGCNIELPQEQNPNPYLDKWLTCRYFFVRKVLLVKYSYAFVIMPGGIGTLDELFEALTLIQNKKILDFPIVVVGREYWQPLLALLAHMEAQGMVAPVDLQLLTYTDSVEEALAHIERYAVVKFKLLSEHRPRRRWWFGE from the coding sequence ATGCCGACTTCCGCCCAACTTCTCGCTCCTGCCACGTCCGCTGCGCGGTCCGAACGCCGTTTTCTGTCGGGGCCGCGCAGCCGCCCCAGCGAGCTGCGGTTTCTGTGGGATGTACTGCGCGAATTTCTGCGCGGCTTTCGGGTGCTGCACTTTGTGGGGCCGTGCGTGTCGGTGTTTGGCTCGGCGCGGGTAGTCGAAGGCTCACCGTTTTACCTGTTGGCGCGGCAGTTGGGTGCCGGGCTGAGCCGGCAAGGATTCACGGTGCTCACGGGCGGCGGGCCGGGCATTATGGAAGCCGCCAACCGAGGCGCCCGCGATGCCGGCGGCCCTTCTGTGGGCTGCAACATCGAGCTGCCCCAGGAGCAAAACCCCAACCCATACCTGGATAAGTGGCTGACCTGCCGGTATTTCTTCGTGCGCAAAGTGCTGCTGGTCAAGTATTCCTATGCCTTCGTGATTATGCCCGGCGGCATCGGTACGCTGGATGAACTGTTTGAAGCCCTGACGCTGATCCAGAACAAAAAAATTCTGGACTTCCCCATCGTGGTCGTCGGGCGTGAGTACTGGCAACCGTTGCTGGCGCTGCTCGCGCACATGGAAGCCCAGGGCATGGTGGCCCCCGTCGATTTGCAGCTACTCACCTACACCGATTCGGTGGAAGAAGCCCTCGCCCACATCGAGCGCTACGCGGTGGTGAAGTTCAAGCTGCTCAGCGAGCATCGGCCGCGGCGTCGGTGGTGGTTTGGGGAATAA
- a CDS encoding efflux RND transporter periplasmic adaptor subunit, which yields MNYLLSALRLLPLPLLVGMLASCHGGASSEAEGATPPAPPAAPANPDQVTISAAQMQAAGIGLGGFTRQSMASEVLANGVIDVPPQNIVSISAVLGGYVQQVKVLPGQHVAKGAVVAVLRHPDYLKLQQDYLQSRAHVRFLTQELERQRILDVEDVGAKRKLQQAQADYATEQAAVRSLAAQLAQLNISPTRLAATGHIQPTVNLITPLGGYVTTININPGQFVNPQDVLLEVVDRSDLHLQLKVFEKDIARVRVGQPILFTVPSRRTPGEVLHARVFLVGKAFDNDARTIAVHAHLEGTDAANLLPGQYVAARLQTAGAQARTLPEEAVIQAGELSYVYVRTAATDSTATFRRVKVRPGATAHGDVAVVPLESLPDTTHLVRQGAYFLDAERSKGQSTEE from the coding sequence ATGAACTATTTGCTTTCTGCGCTTCGTCTGCTGCCGTTGCCCTTGCTGGTTGGGATGCTGGCGTCCTGCCACGGGGGCGCTTCTTCGGAAGCCGAGGGCGCGACGCCGCCCGCCCCGCCCGCTGCCCCGGCCAACCCCGATCAGGTGACGATTTCGGCGGCGCAAATGCAGGCGGCGGGCATCGGCCTGGGCGGCTTTACGCGCCAGAGCATGGCTTCCGAAGTGCTGGCCAACGGCGTTATCGATGTGCCGCCCCAAAACATCGTGTCTATTTCGGCCGTGTTGGGCGGCTACGTGCAGCAGGTGAAGGTGCTGCCCGGTCAGCATGTGGCCAAAGGTGCCGTGGTAGCCGTGTTGCGCCACCCCGATTACCTCAAGCTGCAACAGGACTATCTGCAAAGCCGCGCCCATGTGCGGTTTCTTACCCAAGAACTTGAGCGCCAACGCATTCTGGACGTAGAAGATGTGGGAGCCAAACGCAAGCTTCAGCAAGCCCAAGCCGACTACGCCACCGAGCAGGCCGCCGTGCGCAGCCTCGCGGCCCAACTGGCCCAACTTAATATTTCACCAACCCGCCTCGCAGCTACCGGCCACATCCAGCCCACGGTGAACCTCATAACGCCGCTGGGAGGCTACGTCACGACCATCAACATCAATCCCGGCCAGTTTGTAAACCCCCAAGACGTGCTATTGGAAGTGGTCGATCGCTCCGATTTGCACCTGCAACTCAAGGTGTTTGAGAAAGACATTGCCCGAGTGCGGGTAGGCCAGCCCATTCTGTTCACGGTGCCCAGCCGCCGAACGCCGGGCGAGGTGCTGCACGCCCGCGTGTTTCTGGTAGGCAAAGCGTTCGACAACGACGCTCGCACCATCGCCGTGCACGCCCACCTCGAAGGCACGGACGCTGCCAATCTGCTCCCCGGTCAGTATGTAGCGGCCCGCCTCCAGACGGCTGGCGCCCAAGCCCGCACTCTGCCCGAAGAGGCTGTAATTCAGGCTGGTGAGTTGAGCTACGTCTACGTCCGGACGGCGGCCACCGACAGCACCGCCACCTTCCGGCGCGTGAAGGTGCGCCCCGGCGCCACCGCCCACGGCGACGTGGCCGTAGTGCCGCTCGAATCCCTGCCCGATACCACGCACTTAGTCCGCCAGGGGGCATATTTCCTCGACGCCGAACGTAGTAAAGGCCAAAGCACGGAGGAATAG
- a CDS encoding thioredoxin domain-containing protein, which yields MTSSQPQPQLSETDSAVLLVLLPTATGNGVQQAATNASLATLQGRLGAAIRVLKVDEASHPAVVRSFHATELPSFVLVRQGIELWRQQGLPEGEVTATLLLSKVD from the coding sequence ATGACTTCCTCTCAACCCCAACCGCAGCTTTCCGAAACCGATTCGGCGGTTTTGCTGGTCTTGCTCCCAACGGCTACCGGCAATGGCGTGCAGCAGGCCGCCACCAACGCGTCGCTGGCCACCTTGCAGGGGCGCCTCGGTGCGGCCATCCGCGTGCTCAAGGTCGACGAAGCCAGCCATCCGGCCGTGGTGCGCAGCTTCCACGCCACCGAGCTGCCGTCGTTCGTGCTGGTGCGGCAAGGTATTGAGCTTTGGCGCCAGCAGGGCCTGCCGGAAGGAGAAGTAACCGCTACTCTTCTGCTGAGTAAAGTAGATTAA
- a CDS encoding TonB-dependent receptor, with protein MTAPTSRAQGLGAITGLVQTPTAAGLELATITLHRTTDSAVVKNEFSDAQGRFRFEQVRPGRYLVSASQVGFVRRWSAPTEVTGHEVDIPALVLSASGATQLKEVTVVGQKPLFEHQADRTVVNVAGSALAAGNTTLDVLARAPGVTVDGNDNLALRGKQGLLVLIDGKRQPMSGSELAEYLRALPAEQLQSIELITNPPAKYDAQGGAGIIAINLKKDQRQGTNGSANAAYGRGQYGKFTSGLALNHRHQKVNLFGSYNYANRQDFVKITNHRDFSVAEVVTSRSDLFNKIVNHTHTHTWKVGLDYTLSERTVIGAVVSGLRSHLEQAGYNTTQLFRADQSLLAQNRTDKTRDFHSPNGAANLNFRHTFAAASGKRELSADVDYARYTTDRQQHLNTFYEVPIASPSLLRVKQAGALTIQSVKVDYTHPVSKDFVLEAGGKASRVSSDNDVVFLITRDGRDSVDAGQTNHFRYTENIYAGYLDLTRTYARLTLQAGLRAEQTKAIGNQEVGNVGFRRNYAQLFPSAAAKQTINDKHEVSLSLSRRIDRPSYGQLNPFRIYSDPTTSGAGNPSLRPQTSYNFELTHTYKQKFSTGLSYSITSNPIVGVVQPEAGNKVVVTSANLGKQYYYALTLTAPVELAKWWSVYNNGVFYYSRFVGHLAGTALDKGRPAFNLSSTSTLTFGQGWSAELNGRYQSREQYGFLDTRPNGQVSLGLQKAVWNRKGTLKLNATDLFYTATLHATSTYDNYVESLYQRLDTRVATLSFSYRFGSDTVTPARKRTGSAEDEKRRAG; from the coding sequence TTGACTGCTCCCACCAGCCGGGCACAGGGCCTCGGCGCGATCACCGGCCTGGTGCAAACCCCTACCGCCGCGGGCCTCGAACTAGCCACGATTACGCTACACCGCACTACCGATTCGGCGGTGGTCAAAAACGAGTTTAGCGATGCTCAAGGCCGGTTTCGCTTCGAGCAGGTGCGGCCGGGACGCTACTTGGTCTCGGCTTCGCAAGTGGGTTTTGTGCGCCGTTGGAGCGCACCAACAGAAGTAACTGGCCATGAAGTAGATATACCTGCATTGGTACTATCGGCCAGCGGGGCTACGCAGCTGAAGGAAGTGACGGTGGTGGGCCAAAAGCCCCTGTTCGAGCACCAGGCCGACCGCACCGTCGTCAACGTGGCCGGCTCGGCGCTGGCCGCCGGCAACACCACGCTCGACGTGCTGGCCCGGGCCCCGGGCGTGACCGTGGACGGCAACGACAACCTGGCCCTGCGCGGCAAACAAGGCCTGTTGGTGCTCATCGACGGCAAGCGCCAGCCGATGAGCGGCAGCGAGCTGGCCGAGTACCTGCGGGCCCTGCCGGCCGAGCAGCTGCAAAGCATCGAGCTGATCACCAACCCGCCGGCCAAGTACGACGCGCAGGGCGGGGCCGGCATCATTGCCATCAACCTGAAGAAAGACCAGCGCCAGGGCACCAACGGCAGCGCCAACGCCGCCTACGGCCGCGGCCAGTACGGCAAGTTCACCAGCGGCCTCGCGCTCAACCACCGCCACCAAAAAGTCAACCTCTTTGGCTCCTACAACTACGCCAACCGGCAGGATTTCGTGAAAATCACCAACCACCGCGATTTTTCGGTGGCCGAAGTGGTGACCAGCCGCAGCGATCTGTTCAATAAAATCGTCAATCACACCCACACGCACACTTGGAAAGTGGGCCTCGATTATACCCTCTCCGAGCGCACAGTGATTGGGGCCGTGGTGAGCGGATTGAGGAGTCATTTGGAGCAGGCAGGCTACAATACTACCCAACTCTTTCGGGCCGACCAGTCGTTGCTGGCCCAAAACCGCACCGACAAAACGCGCGACTTTCACTCGCCCAACGGCGCGGCCAACCTCAATTTTCGCCACACGTTTGCGGCCGCAAGTGGCAAGCGCGAGCTGAGTGCCGACGTCGATTACGCGCGCTACACCACCGATCGGCAGCAGCACCTGAACACCTTTTATGAAGTGCCAATCGCTTCGCCTTCGTTGCTGCGCGTGAAGCAGGCCGGTGCGCTCACCATCCAGTCGGTAAAGGTGGATTACACGCATCCGGTTTCGAAAGACTTTGTGCTGGAAGCGGGCGGCAAGGCCAGCAGGGTATCATCGGACAACGACGTGGTCTTTTTGATAACCCGCGACGGCCGCGACTCGGTGGACGCGGGGCAAACCAACCATTTCCGTTACACCGAAAACATTTACGCAGGTTACCTCGACCTGACGCGTACCTACGCCCGCCTGACGTTGCAAGCCGGGCTGCGCGCCGAACAAACGAAAGCCATTGGCAACCAAGAAGTTGGCAATGTGGGTTTTAGACGCAATTACGCCCAGCTTTTCCCGAGTGCCGCCGCCAAGCAAACGATCAACGATAAGCACGAAGTATCGCTGTCCTTGAGCCGGCGCATCGATCGGCCTTCTTATGGGCAGCTCAACCCCTTCCGCATTTACAGCGATCCCACCACTTCGGGTGCCGGCAACCCGTCCCTACGCCCGCAGACGAGCTACAACTTCGAGCTGACGCATACTTACAAGCAAAAATTCAGCACCGGCCTGAGCTACAGCATCACCAGCAACCCCATCGTGGGGGTAGTGCAGCCGGAAGCAGGCAATAAGGTGGTGGTAACCAGCGCGAACCTGGGCAAACAGTATTATTACGCCCTGACGCTGACGGCGCCCGTCGAGCTTGCCAAGTGGTGGAGCGTCTACAACAACGGCGTGTTCTACTACAGCCGCTTCGTGGGCCACCTGGCCGGCACGGCCCTGGACAAAGGCCGCCCGGCCTTCAACCTGAGCAGCACCAGTACCTTGACCTTCGGCCAGGGCTGGTCGGCCGAGCTCAACGGCCGCTACCAGTCGCGCGAGCAGTACGGCTTCTTGGATACTAGGCCAAATGGGCAGGTTTCTCTTGGCCTGCAAAAAGCCGTATGGAACCGCAAGGGCACACTCAAGCTCAACGCCACCGACTTGTTTTATACCGCCACGCTGCACGCTACTTCCACCTACGACAACTACGTAGAATCGCTGTATCAGCGGCTCGACACGCGGGTGGCGACGCTTTCGTTTAGCTACCGCTTCGGCAGCGATACGGTAACGCCTGCCCGCAAACGCACCGGCAGCGCCGAGGACGAAAAGCGCCGCGCTGGCTGA
- a CDS encoding DUF6544 family protein: MKKKATWLLVSAALATSVAGIVLGRKAAARRLRRDVERLFAQLTDVSTRIYHESQLEGLPAPVQRYFRHVLRDGQPYLRGLRLRHGGQFKTDLEGDWIDIKGEEYLVADPPGFIWQGTTRQFIARDEYVGGRGSLTVRLLGAVPIMRGAGPHYDQGELLRWLGESTWLPTNLLPSERVSWAAVDDQSARLTLTHEGQTVAYLVRFNEQNEIEQCETQRYQGDQKLLPWIGRSAQYREIQGVRVPTVLEGAWVADGKRQPYAHFIVQELSYGPLQPF, translated from the coding sequence ATGAAAAAGAAAGCCACTTGGTTGCTGGTTTCCGCGGCGCTGGCTACTTCCGTGGCGGGTATTGTGCTGGGCCGGAAGGCAGCAGCCCGGCGACTACGCCGGGATGTGGAGCGGCTTTTTGCCCAATTGACGGACGTTTCCACCCGCATCTACCACGAATCCCAGCTCGAAGGGCTGCCCGCGCCGGTGCAGCGCTACTTCCGCCACGTGCTGCGCGATGGCCAGCCGTACTTACGCGGCTTGCGCCTGCGCCACGGCGGGCAGTTCAAAACGGATTTAGAAGGCGACTGGATCGACATCAAAGGGGAAGAATACCTGGTAGCCGACCCGCCCGGCTTTATCTGGCAAGGCACCACCCGGCAATTTATCGCCCGCGACGAATACGTAGGCGGGCGTGGCAGCCTCACGGTGCGCCTGCTCGGAGCGGTGCCCATCATGCGCGGCGCCGGCCCGCACTACGATCAGGGCGAACTGCTGCGCTGGCTGGGCGAAAGCACGTGGCTCCCGACCAATCTGTTGCCCAGCGAGCGCGTCAGTTGGGCCGCCGTCGATGACCAGTCGGCCCGGCTGACGCTGACGCACGAAGGCCAAACGGTCGCGTATCTGGTGCGCTTCAACGAGCAAAACGAAATCGAGCAATGCGAAACCCAGCGCTACCAAGGCGACCAGAAATTACTGCCATGGATAGGGCGCTCGGCCCAATACCGTGAAATACAAGGCGTGCGCGTGCCCACCGTGCTGGAAGGCGCTTGGGTTGCAGATGGTAAGCGCCAGCCCTATGCCCATTTCATCGTGCAGGAGTTGAGCTACGGCCCCCTGCAGCCCTTTTAG